From a single Raphanus sativus cultivar WK10039 chromosome 3, ASM80110v3, whole genome shotgun sequence genomic region:
- the LOC108847915 gene encoding uncharacterized protein LOC108847915 isoform X1 translates to MVFGKGSMKKSNLDKFLHCTTPVVPPQSLPKTEIRSLNRIWHQPERENIEYFRLSDLWDCYNEWSAYGAGVPIRLTNGESLVQYYVPYLSAIQIFTSRSSLIRLREESEDGESSFSDSYSEESESDKLSRSAASDEGLEHDAILHPNDRLGYLYLQYFERSAPYARVPLMDKVTFNDLIIQDLSMTLVKFFFQINELAQRYPGLMSLRSVDLSPASWMAVAWYPIYHIPMGRTIKDLSTCFLTYHTLSSSFQDMEPEENGGEKEMIRKEGEGVTLLPFGLATYKMQGNVWLSEDDQGQDQERVLSLLSVADSWLKQLRVQHHDFNYFSRMAHRG, encoded by the exons ATGGTGTTTGGAAAAGGGTCAATGAAAAAATCGAACCTTGACAAGTTCCTTCATTGCACAACACCTGTAGTGCCACCTCAATCTCTCCCCAAG acCGAGATTAGGAGTTTGAATCGGATTTGGCATCAACCAGAGAGAGAAAACATTGAGTATTTCAGATTGAGTGATCTATGGGATTGCTACAATGAATGGAGTGCTTATGGAGCTGGTGTTCCCATTCGTCTCACTAATGGTGAATCTCTGGTTCAATACTATGTTCCTTATCTCTCTGCTATCCAGATCTTCACATCTCGTTCTTCCTTGATCCGCTTAAG GGAAGAGTCTGAAGATGGAGAAAGCTCGTTTAGTGATTCATACAGTGAAGAGAGTGAGAGTGATAAGCTTTCAAGAAGTGCTGCTTCTGATGAAGGGCTTGAGCATGACGCCATTCTACATCCCAATGATCGTTTGGGCTATCTTTATCTGCAATACTTTGAGAGATCAGCTCCTTATGCTCGCGTTCCTCTCATGGATAAGGTAACTTTCAATGATCTTATCATTCAAGACTTGAGTATGACATTAGTTAAATTTTTCTTTCAGATCAATGAACTGGCTCAGAGGTATCCTGGACTAATGTCACTGAGAAGCGTAGATCTTTCACCGGCAAGTTGGATGGCTGTAGCATGGTACCCTATTTATCATATACCAATGGGAAGAACCATCAAAGATTTGTCTACTTGTTTCCTCACTTATCAcactctttcatcttctttccaAG ATATGGAGCCAGAAGAAAATGGTGGGGAAAAGGAGATGATTCGTAAGGAAGGAGAAGGGGTAACTTTGCTTCCTTTCGGGTTAGCGACTTACAAGATGCAAGGCAATGTTTGGCTCTCGGAAGATGATCAAGGTCAAGATCAAGAGCGAGTTCTATCTCTTCTAAGTGTTGCTGATTCTTGGCTAAAGCAGCTAAGAGTCCAACACCATGACTTCAACTACTTCTCAAGAATGGCTCACCGTGGCTAA
- the LOC108847915 gene encoding uncharacterized protein LOC108847915 isoform X2, whose translation MVFGKGSMKKSNLDKFLHCTTPVVPPQSLPKTEIRSLNRIWHQPERENIEYFRLSDLWDCYNEWSAYGAGVPIRLTNGESLVQYYVPYLSAIQIFTSRSSLIRLREESEDGESSFSDSYSEESESDKLSRSAASDEGLEHDAILHPNDRLGYLYLQYFERSAPYARVPLMDKINELAQRYPGLMSLRSVDLSPASWMAVAWYPIYHIPMGRTIKDLSTCFLTYHTLSSSFQDMEPEENGGEKEMIRKEGEGVTLLPFGLATYKMQGNVWLSEDDQGQDQERVLSLLSVADSWLKQLRVQHHDFNYFSRMAHRG comes from the exons ATGGTGTTTGGAAAAGGGTCAATGAAAAAATCGAACCTTGACAAGTTCCTTCATTGCACAACACCTGTAGTGCCACCTCAATCTCTCCCCAAG acCGAGATTAGGAGTTTGAATCGGATTTGGCATCAACCAGAGAGAGAAAACATTGAGTATTTCAGATTGAGTGATCTATGGGATTGCTACAATGAATGGAGTGCTTATGGAGCTGGTGTTCCCATTCGTCTCACTAATGGTGAATCTCTGGTTCAATACTATGTTCCTTATCTCTCTGCTATCCAGATCTTCACATCTCGTTCTTCCTTGATCCGCTTAAG GGAAGAGTCTGAAGATGGAGAAAGCTCGTTTAGTGATTCATACAGTGAAGAGAGTGAGAGTGATAAGCTTTCAAGAAGTGCTGCTTCTGATGAAGGGCTTGAGCATGACGCCATTCTACATCCCAATGATCGTTTGGGCTATCTTTATCTGCAATACTTTGAGAGATCAGCTCCTTATGCTCGCGTTCCTCTCATGGATAAG ATCAATGAACTGGCTCAGAGGTATCCTGGACTAATGTCACTGAGAAGCGTAGATCTTTCACCGGCAAGTTGGATGGCTGTAGCATGGTACCCTATTTATCATATACCAATGGGAAGAACCATCAAAGATTTGTCTACTTGTTTCCTCACTTATCAcactctttcatcttctttccaAG ATATGGAGCCAGAAGAAAATGGTGGGGAAAAGGAGATGATTCGTAAGGAAGGAGAAGGGGTAACTTTGCTTCCTTTCGGGTTAGCGACTTACAAGATGCAAGGCAATGTTTGGCTCTCGGAAGATGATCAAGGTCAAGATCAAGAGCGAGTTCTATCTCTTCTAAGTGTTGCTGATTCTTGGCTAAAGCAGCTAAGAGTCCAACACCATGACTTCAACTACTTCTCAAGAATGGCTCACCGTGGCTAA